One genomic segment of Streptomyces sp. RerS4 includes these proteins:
- a CDS encoding aldehyde dehydrogenase family protein has translation MTSTHAFWLAGRQATGEDSFDVHNPWDGRLVGTVSVPTDAQVEEAVAAASAVTAEFSATPAHVRAAALDHVSKRLVERTEEIAQLISAENGKPIKWARGEVGRAVSVFRFAAEEARRFNGGDAQRLDTDAGGVGRLALTRRFVKGPVLGIAPFNFPLNLCAHKVAPAIAVGAPIILKPAPATPLSGLILGELLAETDLPAGSWSVLPVANEKMPALVKDERLPVISFTGSDKVGYAIQQSVPHKHCTLELGGNAAAVVLADWASEADLDWAATRIATFSNYQAGQSCISVQRVIADASVYDRLAEKVVEKVRAQVTGDPSDSATDVGPLVSEDAAKRVEAWVDEAVSAGAKLLTGGKREGASYEPTVVADLPAGVTLAVEEVFGPVLTLQRVENTDEAFAAVNDSKFGLQTGVFTRDIQVAFRAHRELEVGGVIIGDAPSYRADQMPYGGVKQSGVGREGVRYAMDDYTYERVLVLTGLDI, from the coding sequence ATGACTTCCACCCACGCCTTCTGGCTCGCCGGCCGCCAGGCCACCGGCGAGGACAGCTTCGACGTCCACAACCCGTGGGACGGCCGTCTCGTCGGCACCGTCAGCGTGCCCACCGACGCCCAGGTCGAAGAGGCCGTGGCCGCCGCGTCCGCCGTGACGGCGGAGTTCTCCGCGACCCCCGCCCACGTACGGGCCGCCGCCCTGGACCATGTCTCGAAGCGGCTCGTCGAGCGCACCGAGGAGATCGCCCAGCTGATCTCCGCCGAGAACGGCAAGCCGATCAAGTGGGCCCGCGGTGAGGTCGGTCGTGCGGTGTCGGTCTTCCGCTTCGCCGCCGAAGAGGCCCGCCGCTTCAACGGCGGAGATGCCCAGCGCCTGGACACCGACGCCGGTGGCGTCGGTCGGCTCGCGCTGACCCGCCGCTTCGTCAAGGGTCCGGTCCTCGGCATCGCGCCGTTCAACTTCCCGCTGAACCTGTGCGCCCACAAGGTGGCCCCCGCCATCGCCGTCGGCGCGCCGATCATCCTGAAGCCGGCCCCGGCCACCCCGCTGTCCGGTCTGATCCTGGGCGAGCTGCTCGCCGAGACCGACCTGCCGGCCGGTTCCTGGTCCGTGCTGCCCGTCGCCAACGAGAAGATGCCGGCGCTGGTCAAGGACGAGCGACTGCCCGTCATCTCCTTCACCGGCTCCGACAAGGTCGGCTACGCCATCCAGCAGTCGGTGCCGCACAAGCACTGCACCCTGGAGCTCGGCGGCAACGCCGCGGCCGTCGTCCTCGCCGACTGGGCCTCCGAGGCCGACCTCGACTGGGCCGCGACCCGCATCGCGACCTTCTCGAACTACCAGGCCGGCCAGTCCTGCATCTCCGTGCAGCGCGTCATCGCCGACGCCTCCGTCTACGACCGCCTCGCCGAGAAGGTCGTCGAGAAGGTCCGCGCCCAGGTCACCGGCGACCCGTCCGACTCCGCCACCGACGTCGGCCCGCTCGTCTCCGAGGACGCCGCCAAGCGCGTCGAGGCCTGGGTCGACGAGGCCGTCTCCGCCGGCGCCAAGCTGCTGACCGGTGGCAAGCGCGAGGGTGCCTCGTACGAGCCCACCGTCGTCGCCGACCTGCCGGCCGGCGTCACCCTGGCCGTGGAGGAGGTCTTCGGGCCGGTCCTCACGCTGCAGCGCGTCGAGAACACCGACGAGGCCTTCGCCGCCGTCAACGACTCGAAGTTCGGCCTGCAGACCGGCGTCTTCACCCGTGACATCCAGGTGGCCTTCCGCGCCCACCGCGAGCTGGAGGTCGGCGGCGTGATCATCGGCGACGCGCCCTCCTACCGGGCCGACCAGATGCCGTACGGCGGCGTCAAGCAGTCCGGCGTGGGCCGCGAGGGCGTCCGCTACGCGATGGACGACTACACCTACGAGCGCGTCCTGGTCCTCACGGGCCTCGACATCTGA
- the dxr gene encoding 1-deoxy-D-xylulose-5-phosphate reductoisomerase — MGGMSDSPAPLADPHLLFDAAAGRRDIVILGSTGSIGTQAIDLALRNPDRFRVTALSAAGGRVGLLAEQARLLRVNTVAVAREDVVPALKEALSGQYGPSEPLPEILAGPDAATELAASPCHTVLNGITGSIGLAPTLAALKAGRTLALANKESLIVGGPLVKALAKPGQIIPVDSEHAALFQALAAGTRADVRKLVVTASGGPFRGRTRAELASVTVRDALAHPTWAMGPVITVNSATLVNKGLEVIEAHLLYDIPFERIEVVVHPQSYVHSMVEFTDGSTLAQATPPDMCGPIAIGLGWPVRVPDAAPAFDWTKASSWEFFPLDTEAFPSVDLARHVGTLGGTAPAVFNAANEECVEAFLAGRLPFTAIMDTVSAVVDEHGTPDAGTSLTVADVLEAETWARARSREMAARAAVEASA; from the coding sequence ATGGGGGGCATGAGCGACAGTCCAGCCCCCCTCGCCGACCCGCACCTCCTCTTCGACGCCGCGGCCGGCCGCCGGGACATCGTCATCCTCGGGTCCACCGGGTCCATCGGCACCCAGGCCATCGACCTCGCCCTGCGCAACCCGGACCGCTTCCGGGTCACCGCGCTGTCCGCCGCCGGCGGGCGGGTCGGACTGCTGGCCGAGCAGGCCCGGCTGCTGCGGGTGAACACCGTGGCCGTCGCCCGCGAGGACGTCGTACCGGCCCTGAAGGAGGCGCTGAGCGGCCAGTACGGGCCCTCCGAGCCGCTGCCGGAGATCCTGGCCGGACCCGACGCGGCCACCGAACTCGCCGCCTCGCCCTGCCACACCGTCCTCAACGGCATCACCGGCTCCATCGGCCTCGCGCCCACCCTCGCCGCCCTGAAGGCGGGCCGCACCCTCGCCCTCGCCAACAAGGAGTCGCTCATCGTCGGCGGCCCCCTGGTCAAGGCCCTCGCGAAGCCCGGCCAGATCATCCCGGTCGACTCCGAACACGCCGCGCTCTTCCAGGCGCTGGCCGCCGGCACCCGGGCCGACGTCCGCAAGCTCGTGGTCACCGCCTCCGGCGGACCCTTCCGCGGCCGCACCCGCGCCGAGCTGGCCTCGGTCACCGTCCGGGACGCCCTCGCGCACCCCACCTGGGCCATGGGCCCGGTCATCACCGTCAACTCGGCGACCCTGGTCAACAAGGGCCTGGAGGTCATCGAGGCGCACCTGCTCTACGACATCCCCTTCGAGCGCATCGAGGTCGTCGTCCACCCCCAGTCGTACGTGCACTCCATGGTGGAGTTCACCGACGGCTCCACCCTCGCGCAGGCCACCCCGCCCGACATGTGCGGTCCCATCGCGATCGGCCTCGGCTGGCCCGTACGCGTCCCCGACGCGGCGCCCGCCTTCGACTGGACCAAGGCGTCGAGCTGGGAGTTCTTCCCGCTGGACACCGAGGCCTTCCCCTCCGTGGACCTGGCCCGGCACGTCGGCACCCTCGGCGGGACCGCCCCGGCGGTCTTCAACGCCGCGAACGAGGAGTGCGTGGAGGCGTTCCTGGCCGGTCGGCTGCCGTTCACGGCAATCATGGATACCGTCTCTGCCGTGGTCGATGAGCACGGGACGCCGGATGCGGGAACTTCCCTGACCGTCGCGGACGTCCTCGAAGCGGAGACCTGGGCCAGGGCCCGGTCACGGGAAATGGCGGCGCGCGCCGCCGTGGAGGCGAGCGCATGA
- a CDS encoding acyl-CoA dehydrogenase family protein yields MSATQPAQPVQPKVTEREARQVAEAAREADWRKPSFAKELFLGRFQLDLIHPHPLPADEDVRRGEAFLARLRAFCEHEIDGARIEREARIPDETVRGLKELGALGMKIDPKYGGLGLTQVYYNKALALVGSVSPAIGALLSAHQSIGVPQPLKMFGTQEQKEAWLPRCATTAISAFLLTEPDVGSDPARLATTAVPDGDDAYVLDGVKLWTTNGVVADLLVVMARVPKGDGHKGGITAFVVEADSPGITVEHRNAFMGLRGLENGVTRFHGVRVPAANRIGPEGAGLKIALTTLNTGRLSLPAMCVGAGKWCLKIAREWSAVREQWGRPVARHEAVGAKISFIAATTFALEAVVDLASQMADEDRNDIRIEAALAKLYGSEMACLMADELVQIRGGRGFETAESLAARGERAVPAEQMLRDLRINRIFEGSTEIMHLLIAREAVDAHLSVAGDLIDPEKALGDKAKAGARAAGFYARWLPQLAAGPGQLPGTYREFHPAGHPDLATHLRYVERGARKLARSTFYAMSRWQGRMETKQGFLGRIVDIGAELFAMSAACVRAEHLRATGDHGREAYQLADAFCRQSRIRVEELFGRLWSNTDDLDRKVVEGVLGGVYTWLEEGVLDPSGDGPWIADATPGPSRHENVHRPLR; encoded by the coding sequence ATGTCAGCGACACAGCCCGCACAGCCCGTACAGCCCAAGGTGACCGAGCGCGAGGCGCGGCAGGTCGCGGAAGCGGCCCGGGAGGCGGACTGGCGCAAGCCCAGCTTCGCCAAGGAACTCTTCCTCGGACGCTTCCAACTGGACCTGATCCACCCCCACCCGCTCCCCGCCGACGAGGACGTCCGACGCGGCGAGGCCTTCCTCGCCCGACTGCGCGCGTTCTGCGAGCACGAGATCGACGGCGCCCGCATCGAGCGCGAGGCCCGGATCCCCGACGAGACCGTGCGCGGCCTCAAGGAGCTGGGCGCCCTCGGCATGAAGATCGACCCCAAGTACGGGGGGCTCGGCCTCACCCAGGTCTACTACAACAAGGCGCTGGCCCTCGTCGGCTCCGTCAGCCCCGCCATCGGCGCGCTGCTCTCCGCGCACCAGTCGATCGGCGTGCCCCAGCCGCTGAAGATGTTCGGCACGCAGGAGCAGAAGGAGGCCTGGCTGCCGCGCTGCGCCACCACCGCCATCAGCGCGTTCCTGCTCACCGAACCCGACGTGGGCTCCGACCCGGCCCGCCTGGCCACCACGGCCGTGCCCGACGGCGACGACGCGTACGTCCTGGACGGGGTGAAGCTGTGGACCACCAACGGGGTCGTCGCCGACCTCCTCGTGGTCATGGCCCGGGTACCCAAGGGTGACGGGCACAAGGGCGGCATCACCGCCTTCGTGGTCGAGGCCGACTCTCCGGGCATCACCGTCGAGCACCGCAACGCCTTCATGGGCCTGCGCGGCCTGGAGAACGGCGTCACCCGCTTCCACGGCGTCCGCGTCCCCGCCGCGAACCGGATCGGCCCCGAGGGCGCCGGCCTGAAGATCGCGCTGACCACCCTCAACACCGGCCGGCTGTCCCTGCCCGCCATGTGCGTCGGCGCCGGCAAGTGGTGCCTGAAGATCGCCCGCGAGTGGTCCGCCGTACGCGAGCAGTGGGGCCGTCCCGTCGCCCGCCACGAGGCCGTCGGCGCCAAGATCTCCTTCATCGCGGCCACCACCTTCGCCCTGGAAGCCGTCGTGGACCTCGCCTCCCAGATGGCCGACGAGGACCGCAACGACATCCGCATCGAAGCCGCCCTCGCCAAGCTCTACGGCTCCGAGATGGCCTGTCTGATGGCCGACGAACTCGTCCAGATCCGCGGCGGCCGCGGCTTCGAGACCGCCGAGTCGCTCGCCGCGCGCGGCGAGCGGGCCGTCCCCGCCGAGCAGATGCTCCGCGACCTGCGCATCAACCGGATCTTCGAGGGCTCGACCGAGATCATGCACCTGCTGATCGCCCGCGAGGCCGTCGACGCCCACCTCTCCGTCGCCGGCGACCTCATCGACCCCGAGAAGGCCCTCGGCGACAAGGCGAAGGCCGGCGCCCGCGCCGCCGGGTTCTACGCCCGCTGGCTGCCCCAACTGGCCGCCGGCCCCGGACAACTCCCCGGCACCTACCGGGAGTTCCACCCCGCAGGCCACCCCGACCTCGCCACCCACCTGCGCTACGTCGAGCGCGGCGCCCGCAAACTCGCCCGCAGCACCTTCTACGCCATGTCCCGCTGGCAGGGCCGCATGGAGACCAAGCAGGGCTTCCTCGGCCGGATCGTGGACATCGGCGCCGAGCTGTTCGCGATGAGCGCGGCCTGCGTGCGCGCCGAGCACCTGCGCGCCACGGGCGACCACGGCCGCGAGGCCTACCAGCTCGCCGACGCCTTCTGCCGGCAGTCCCGCATCCGCGTCGAGGAGCTCTTCGGCCGCCTGTGGTCCAACACCGACGACCTCGACCGCAAGGTGGTCGAAGGGGTCCTCGGCGGCGTCTACACCTGGCTGGAGGAGGGCGTCCTCGACCCCTCGGGCGACGGCCCGTGGATCGCGGACGCCACCCCGGGCCCCTCGCGTCACGAAAACGTTCACCGTCCCCTGCGCTGA